The following proteins are co-located in the Acinetobacter sp. NCu2D-2 genome:
- a CDS encoding DUF2339 domain-containing protein codes for MTTGQNELRMIWLISLIIVAAGAWYLDQLMLSLFCGLGLMISVMQYVSAVQTPLNTTAEALQAPIQRSSKVPLYISSIVAIIGGVTGLDGLMGVGITAWIFFLLRWLQRIEASMRILQQVLKHPSLHVQPESIPDHQQDVTTAQSSPSQHQSESLLDQIQNWAFKGNPVLKAAIVILVIGVILLLRFATENWQLSLAVKLGLVAIVSLLTVAGGFGLHRRNRSFALAIEGLGLAVLFLTLFFAYSNQVIATLGFASLLFTLIMATTVMLSLKQESVELVLIAVIVAYIAPFTLPNLKISTVELVTYYLFINIGIACLTTVRPWKVLNQIAFLMTAIFAGVHAFIYADQKDHVVLTILVLAHSAIFIWLGLRYSQLLSIHDFKQAKIKSLLDVGLIFAAPITAYAFLYLLHFNDVMWQADLSLFYALIFAVCWQWVARRSNLPVVAHSYFSLMLIFLALIPPILLHQEFSVMGWAIEGFIIYLWSLEKQQAIARNLAMGLLIMAGLTSMYYLVEMNPTPTHIFWVLSICYLLVVVLSQLKASYRQQLATSGVTFVCILSFLSSLTIALLLEDQWNLANNEVMSLGVITLVLAILNEMISRRTQSWTWQLPKWSGLLSLMLIAMAILFSHSTQAMILWDQPIEQLIFAFSSLLLVRLWLYLNSSIRLSNEIVSAGAFVSLTLASLCIVPALPYISMVILPLLFGLWCYKQPQDSNWQQLWQSKSTLALMLAWIVCSQLFSQQAFAYYLMPVFNPFDLVSLGMLTAFIWMLLQQAKVGRDKGLVAVMMVLSLLWLSSYIVLRALHMYVQTPFNSIEIWSNATIQLSLTILWVVLAFITMWSATWKKIQPMWILGGSILVVVTLKLVLLDLSHTGTLTRVISFLLAGGGMLLIAYIAPMPEVEKKA; via the coding sequence ATGACAACAGGGCAAAATGAATTGCGAATGATTTGGCTGATCAGTTTGATTATTGTTGCGGCAGGGGCATGGTATCTTGATCAGCTAATGTTAAGTTTGTTTTGTGGCTTGGGTCTGATGATCAGTGTGATGCAATATGTCAGTGCTGTTCAGACTCCACTGAATACAACTGCTGAAGCATTACAGGCTCCCATTCAGCGAAGCTCAAAAGTCCCTTTATATATTTCCTCTATTGTCGCAATCATTGGCGGTGTAACTGGACTTGATGGCCTGATGGGTGTTGGCATCACGGCTTGGATTTTCTTTTTGCTTCGATGGTTGCAACGTATTGAAGCCTCGATGCGAATCCTACAACAGGTCTTAAAACATCCGTCTTTACATGTTCAACCTGAGTCAATCCCAGATCATCAGCAGGATGTCACAACAGCACAATCGTCACCATCACAGCATCAGTCTGAGTCTTTGCTTGATCAAATTCAGAATTGGGCATTTAAAGGTAATCCGGTTTTAAAAGCGGCGATTGTAATCTTGGTCATTGGGGTAATTTTATTACTCAGATTTGCGACTGAAAATTGGCAATTAAGTTTGGCCGTTAAACTTGGGCTAGTTGCTATAGTGAGTCTGTTGACAGTTGCAGGTGGTTTCGGACTGCATCGACGAAATCGGAGTTTTGCACTTGCAATTGAAGGCTTGGGGCTTGCAGTACTGTTCTTAACCTTATTTTTTGCTTATTCCAATCAAGTGATCGCGACGCTTGGTTTTGCCAGCCTATTATTTACTTTAATTATGGCGACCACGGTGATGCTGAGCTTAAAGCAAGAGAGTGTCGAGCTGGTCTTAATCGCCGTCATTGTTGCTTATATTGCGCCATTTACCTTACCAAATTTGAAGATTAGTACGGTTGAGTTGGTTACATACTATTTATTTATCAATATAGGTATTGCGTGTTTGACGACTGTCCGACCGTGGAAGGTGTTGAATCAAATCGCCTTTCTCATGACAGCCATTTTTGCTGGTGTTCATGCATTTATATACGCTGATCAGAAAGATCATGTGGTGCTGACTATACTTGTGTTAGCACATAGTGCAATCTTTATATGGTTAGGTCTTCGATATAGTCAACTACTTAGCATTCACGACTTTAAACAAGCCAAGATAAAATCTCTTCTAGATGTCGGATTAATTTTTGCTGCACCCATCACCGCATATGCTTTTCTTTATCTCTTACATTTCAATGATGTGATGTGGCAAGCAGACTTAAGCTTATTTTATGCTCTGATTTTTGCTGTCTGCTGGCAATGGGTTGCACGTCGTAGCAACTTGCCTGTGGTAGCACATAGCTATTTTAGCTTGATGCTGATTTTTTTAGCCCTGATTCCACCGATTTTGCTGCATCAAGAATTCAGTGTAATGGGATGGGCAATAGAAGGGTTTATCATTTATTTATGGTCACTTGAGAAACAGCAGGCTATCGCGCGTAATCTTGCTATGGGGCTGTTGATCATGGCAGGGTTGACCAGTATGTATTATCTCGTTGAGATGAATCCAACCCCGACGCATATTTTCTGGGTACTCAGTATTTGTTATTTACTGGTTGTGGTCTTAAGTCAGTTAAAAGCCAGTTATCGACAACAATTGGCAACATCAGGCGTGACTTTTGTTTGTATTCTAAGTTTTTTAAGTAGTTTAACCATCGCGCTGTTATTAGAAGATCAATGGAATTTGGCAAATAATGAGGTCATGAGCCTTGGTGTTATCACGCTAGTTTTAGCTATTTTAAATGAAATGATTTCTCGTCGAACGCAATCATGGACATGGCAGTTGCCAAAGTGGAGTGGATTACTTTCTTTAATGCTGATTGCGATGGCTATTTTATTCAGTCATAGCACCCAGGCGATGATTCTGTGGGATCAACCTATTGAACAATTGATTTTTGCATTCAGTAGTTTGTTGTTGGTGCGTTTATGGCTTTATCTCAATAGCTCAATCCGCTTATCCAATGAAATTGTCAGTGCAGGTGCATTTGTCAGTTTGACACTGGCAAGTTTGTGTATTGTACCAGCGCTACCTTATATCAGTATGGTGATTTTACCGCTGTTATTTGGACTCTGGTGTTACAAGCAACCTCAAGACTCAAACTGGCAACAACTTTGGCAAAGTAAAAGTACTTTAGCGCTCATGCTCGCTTGGATCGTCTGCTCGCAGCTCTTTAGCCAGCAGGCCTTTGCTTATTATTTAATGCCCGTTTTCAATCCATTTGATTTGGTCAGTCTTGGTATGCTCACAGCATTTATATGGATGTTGCTACAACAAGCTAAAGTCGGGCGAGATAAAGGTCTCGTTGCGGTAATGATGGTGCTAAGTCTACTGTGGCTATCAAGTTATATCGTGCTACGTGCATTACATATGTATGTGCAGACACCATTTAATTCAATCGAAATTTGGTCCAATGCCACAATTCAACTCAGCTTAACTATTCTTTGGGTGGTCTTGGCTTTTATCACTATGTGGTCGGCAACTTGGAAAAAAATTCAGCCAATGTGGATTTTAGGTGGCAGTATTTTGGTAGTGGTGACCCTGAAGTTAGTGTTACTTGACTTATCTCATACGGGCACTTTAACGCGTGTGATTTCATTCTTGTTAGCAGGTGGGGGTATGTTGTTAATTGCTTATATCGCCCCTATGCCAGAGGTAGAGAAGAAAGCTTAA